The DNA sequence GCTTCCAGTCCCCCATCGAGCTGTGGCGAGGATTCCTCTGGCCTGAATGTAGCGCCGTCCGAGCACGCGCCTTCCGCAATGTCGGGTGACTGCGTTTCTGTAGGCCGACGACGCACCTGGTCCACGTGCCGCCGGACAATTGCTCCAGGTGTTTCTACTGTAACCATTCGGGTCCCAGATGTAGATGTCACATGTCCTGGTATCCATTTGTCTCCTGCCCCATAGTTGCGAACGTGCACACGGCTCTCTAGTTGGGGCAGCCACTCCTGGTTATCAGACGGTGCGTCTCCACTACCCTTCGGAAAACACGTATCCAGGCGCGATCTAATCTGGTATCCGAGAAGCATCTGTGATGGCGACTTTCCGCTCTTCTGGGGTGTCCTTCTGTAATTGAGCAGTAGTCGCATTAGTTTGTGCTCCAGTTTTCCTTCCTTCAACTTCCGAAGACCATCTTTCACTGTTCGGACAGCTCTTTCGGCAGCCCCATTAGATTGCGGGTGGAAGGGGGCGGTCCTAACGTGCGATATGTTGTTGTTCTCGACAAATGTTGCAAATTCACGACTAGTGAATTGTGTTCCGTTATCGGAAACTATCGTTCTGGGCACGCCAAATCTGCTGAAAATGTCCCGCAAACAGTGGATTGTAGCTGTCGAGGTAGCTTGCTTCAAAGGAAGCGCTTCTATCCACTTGGTGTGCGAATCGATTAGCACAAGCACCATCTTGCCTTCTATCGGTCCGGCAAAATCCACATGGATGCGCGACCACTTCTCAAAAGTTTGTGGCCAGCTTGCTGGGGGAGCGGCTGGCGGCATGGGCAAATTGTCGATGCAATTCTTGCACTGAGCCGACATTTCCTCAATCTCTCGGTCTAGGCCTGGCCACCAGAACAATGATCGCGCAATCGATTTCATCGGCGAAGACCCTTGGTGGGTTtcatgcagcagctgcagcaatcgCTTTCGCGCACCGGCAGGTATAACCACTCGATGGCCCCAATAAATTAACCCATGTGCCAGGGACAACTCCAGTCGACGGTCAAAAAATACCGCCAGGCACGGCTCAAGTCCTTTCGAGCTTCTAGGCCAACCACGTAGCACGTAATGCTTGACGCGATCTAGTGTCGAGTCGACGGCTGTAAGGTCCTTCAGCTCTCGTGTCGTGACTGTGCCTTCCTCCAGGATTTCCAAAGAAAAAACATACTCTTGCGGCTCTTGGGGCTCCATACTGGGACCGGGTGATTGCAGCGGAAGCCTGCTGAGGGCGTCCGAGTTCAGCAGTTGTCTTCCGGGAGTGTACTGAAGTTTGTAGCAATATCCTCCGAGATAGAGGGCCCAACGCTGAATGCGGGCTGCAGCCATAGACGGTGTTGGGCGGTCGGCCCTTAGCAATCCGAGGAGAGGCTGGTGGTCTGTAACCAAGGTGAATTCACGGCCCAACAGATAGTCTCGGAATCTCGTGACCCCAAAAACGAGTGCCAGCGCCTCACGCTCCAGCTGCGAGTAATTCCGTTCGGCTTTCGTGAGAGTCCTTGAACGGAATCCGATCGGTCTGTGGACGCTGCCTACTGTGTGAAACAGTACTGCGCCAATGCCGTGTGGGGAAGCGTCGCACTCGAGTTTCAGCTCCTTTAACGGGTCAAAATGGGCAAGCACTTCGGCATTCTTGAGACACTGTTTGGCCTTGGCGAACGCAGTTTCCTGgggctggttccactgccatcgcGCATTCTTTTCTAGCAACTGATACAACGGGGACAACACGCTTGACATGTTCGGCAAAAACCTTGAATAAAATGTTAGCATTCCGACAAACGAACGCAGCTCGCTCACGTTACGAGGGCTCGGTGCTTTCATGATAGCTTCCACGTTCTTTTCCGTCGGGTGAAGACCGATACGATCGATACGGTGTCCCAGATAAGTAACCGATGGCTGGCTGAAATTGCATTTGTCGTATCGCAGCTTTACGCCATGCTCTCGAAACCGATCCAACACTGTTTTCAGCCGAGCTCCGTTGTCTGCCGCCTTTTCAGACACAAGCACATCATCTAAGTATGCCTGAACGCCAGGCAGGCCCGCTAGAATGGTATCCATCTTCCTTTGAAATATAGCAGGAGCAGAGGAAATGCCGAACGGCAGCCTGTTGTAACAGAATAGGCCTTGGTGCGTATTAATGACGCACAGCTTGCGTGAAGCTTCGTCTAGTGGCACCTGGTTGTAGGCATCTTTCAAGTCGAGTGTACTAAAAACTTCACCACCGCTTAAAGACGCGAACATGTCTTCAATCACCGGAAGGGGATACTGCTCAAGTACACAAGCATGATTCAAGGTGGCCTTAAAATCCCCGCAAATCCGGACTGTGCCATCTTTTTTAAGCACTGGTACTATGGGGGTCGCCCAGTCCGAATATTTTATGGGCGATATTATGCCTAGCGACACTAGCCGATCCAGCTCTTTTGCCACCTTGTCGCGGAGCGCGTACGGAAGCGGTCGCGCCTTGCAAAACTTGTTTACCGCACCGTCCTTGAGCACCAAGCTGGCTGGGGGTCCCTTCATCAGGGCCAATTCCTCGGAGAAGACATCTTCGTAGTTACTGCGTAAGGCGTTGATGTGGTTGATGGCTTCTTCCGTCACCGGCACTTCTTTTTTACTGACTTGCAGTGCCGGAACTCCGGCCCTATCCAGCAGGGTTAACAGGTCTCGACCGCACAGGCTTGGTCCGGTGCAGTCTAGTACTATGAGCGTGCATTCAACTGACACACCTTGGTGCCCAACAGCTAGCCGAAGCTCGCCTAACACTGGCAGCCTTCCAGCGTAGCTTGAAAGTTTCAGATGTGAAGGCTTCAAATTTGGCCAGTGTTTGCAATGCTTATCGAAAACCTGTCGCGCTATGACGCATACTGGTGATCCTGTGTCTACTTCCATTGCCAGTTCTACGCCGCCCCAATTGAATGTGCGGCGAATTGGCGGCTCGAGACACTTCGTTCGCGCCGACAGCAAAGTCCAGATATGAGCATTTTCATAGCAATCTTCTGATGTGGTTTCTTGCACTGTTAATGTTTGACCACGAGGCGCAGGTGCAGCAGCCCCGAGTTGCTTGTCGCGGCGATTGGGACACATTTTTGCGAGATGTCCACGTTGACCACAGTGATAACAGCGCGCTTTGGCCCAGCTGCAGCTGTTAGCGTCATGTTTCAAGCTTCCACATCTACTGCATTGCCGACACGCTGCATTTTCGGCGCTTTCTCTCGGTGTTGGCCGGCAACGCGCTTGCACTTTCAATAGTGGCGTTACTTCTGAGGAAATCTTTAGCGAATCGTTTTCCGCGGCTTCAGCAGCTATTGCTGTCGCTTCGGCTTCTTCTAGCTTGAGCTCTTTCTTTGCCAAGAGTTGTTTCCGTACTGCACTTGAGCGTACCCCGCAGACAATCCTGTCTCGGATCATCCTGTCAAGGCAACTGCCGAAGTTGCAGTTGTCTCCGATGCGGCGGATCTCGACGAGGAAAGCCTGAATAGATTCTCCTTCCAGTTGGCAACGACTGAAGAATTTGTAGCTCTCCGAAATTTCGTTCCGTTTAGGGTCATAGTATTCATTCAAGGCTTTGATAACTTCTTCATAACTCAATGAGTTTGGCGCGCGGGGAGCCACGCTTCCGGCAAGGATTTGAATAGTCTGCgtgctcagtgcagccacaagaAGTGCTCTCTTCTTACTTGACTCAACGATACGATTTGCTTCGAAATACGCCTCGACTTTGACCAAGTACGGCTTCCACTTATCTGTGCTTTCGTCGAAGCTCGGGAGCATCTGGAAAGCCATGGAAATCGCTGGCACGGCTGTCTTCAGGGCCGGGGTGTCTGGCTCTGCCTTGACTGCGTGGGTGTCGTCTTGACTCGTCGCCACTGTAACATAGCCGGGGCCGTTAGGCCACGGCAGGAACGAAACGTACGTACACGCCTGGGAACGAGACAGGTAAAACTCCGCCTTTATTGTCAACAGCAGGGTGGTTATATAGTAATCCAGGAGAGAGGGGGAATGGAAAGGGGACATAGCGAGTTAGAAAGAAAACTGCACGCTTGCGCAGTGTGTAGCCCGCACTATGACACAGCGGCCGATACAACAGAAGTATATTCATTTAGAGAAATCGGGAATTTCGCCTCGCTAATTGAGAGCGCTTGTGCTTTACTAGGCACCCTCCTTTCTAGGCCACTGCTTTATTTTATTACATTTCCGTTGCAAGCGAAAATTACGATTCTGGGCCTTTTTGAACTGTTATTTCATTAAAGCTATTTAATAAATGTAAATTGAGGAACGGCAGCCTCAAACGCTTCTGCAACGCCCATTCCGGGAAAGCGCAGTCAATACTAATGCTACCCGTCACCCCGAGGTGTAATTGCAGGGACGATTAATTGCGAGTCAACGTCACCGTATAAAGGAGGATGAAAAGAGTAAAAtactctttttatgcgaagcatattactagagctcaacccagctcaggcgcggcggtgtcgccttcaatgaccttgagtactcatgccataccacgtgacaccgtgacgtcacgatagaggagaaacggggctgcaactcgcgccgtcgctcgcggcgtcgccttcaaggctgaccacgtgacaccgtgacgtcacgacagaggagaaacggggctccaactcgcgccgtcgctcgcggcgtcgcggcggtatataagcagctgcgcttgcctctgctagacactcacgaggtgagatgcctcctggagacagagctgctcgttggaatgagaagcgaaggttgcggcgtgctacagagactgatgaagagcgggaagaacgtccggccaagcaacgtgctcagtatgcggctcggcgacaagttacttaccaagtttagccacgaatatgcttcgcatctaactaggcttaaccaagctaagcctcagccaatttttttttactgtgatagCAATTTAAtgaacactccaggtgcatttctgccgtcgccgtgaggttccgcataaagtccaagggcaataaaatcCGTCCCCGCTCGCAGTATGCAGTAAGTGCGAATGAAAGAGTGTGAGGGTGAGTCGGCGATCGCGCCTCAATCTTACTCGGCGCGACGAATCAGCGGCCCGGGCCACTGTAACTTGAAAGCCgtctgcgacgggtacagagtccgcgctgGGCTTTCTTTTCGCGACTTCGTTCGCATTGATGCGAGCGGCAACACGAAGGTTACTGCGCCGTGAGCCTACGGCGCTACATGGGCTGACTTACAACTATTTTTTCATGACACCAAAATTCTGTTTGTGCACAACGATGGCATTAGAAGGAAAGTGGCGGAATCATTTCATACACTGAGAAAAGGCGGTGGGCGTGTCAGTCAGCCTTCCGTAACCCTTACCTTCGAAGGAAATGGGCTTGCTGAACCGGGCTGAACAACGGTGTTAATCTCGCCGGCGACCACGAGGCGGTGTGTTGGGAATTACAAGTGCTTTTTATTCAGATCGAGCATCCGCGCGCGCTTGATGTAGGGCTTTAAAAAGCcatcgtgtcttttttttttcaataaacgcAGTTGTAAGTCAGCTACCGTGTGCGTCCCATCATCTATCCGGTGTACGTTTTTAGCGCCGTTTTTCAAAAATTATTTAAATACCGCCGTTACATGCCAAAAGCTGCACATTCATGTACATGGAAGAAGTAGCCATCCCCTTACGCTTCCTATTGTAAAAACCACAACTAATTGCCTAAACGGAGACAACCCTTGAACTTTGTATGTGTAGCACATTGCTATAATGATGCTGCATCGATGACTTTCAGCTCAAAGTTCCTTTCCACGTCTGTGACAGCACAGAGGACTGAGATCAATTTATTGGTAAATTTGTTGAAAACGGTGACAAGAATATGAGTAAACCACAACTGGTGCAATTCTACCGCTCACCGGACTTCACATCTAAAATAAATATTTTGAgtaaccgcttccgagaaacggcAGCAGAAAAGAAATTTTAAGCCAGTACAGAATATATTATACATTGGTGCTTAAGAGAATATATGTATACAGGGGGggtttcagcgaacattttcagAAATCTTTAAaggtcgcctgtggcagatatcaccaTTCTAGCTCATGAGCTGGCCTACTCGAAGCAGCGAACCATACTTGCACAAACATTTTAGatccaaaatcgactaattaataaaaattcactaggTTTCTAACCAATTGCattgacccatattgcaatttacgaattctatccgtggagttcgcaaggagGATCGACTTTGAATGacttttcaggatgacaccagtttcgtgatatgaattcccgaactttgcggagaaatgaattggcgttccagttaatttgtatGAAGTATGAAGCAcccaagtaactggaacgtcaatacatttttccgcaaagttcgggaatttatatttCGAGACTGATGTCgtcttgaaaatttgttccaagtggatccgccatGCTGACTCCACGGCTagagtttgtaaattgcaatatggtcCATAAGAAGTTatataaaaagttaattagtgaattcttgttattTAGCCGATTTTGCATTTTGATGTCTTATGCAAGTAAGGTCCGCAGTTTcaagtagaccggctcataaagcGGAATCGAGTTATCGGCCACAGGCggcctttaaaaaattttgaaagtatTCGCTGAAACGTCCTGTATATGGAAACGTGCATACACATTAAAAGTAAAGTATGTTAACCAAATAATCTGCTTCCTTTCCTTTTCAATTAAAGGCCCACTGCTGGAACGAAGCCCACGGCTGCGATTTCGTCGGCCCCCTGGCGGCACTCCTGGGACACTTCGAGGCAGAGTGCGCCTTCCACACTTCTCCGTGTCAACGTTGCGGCGAGAACGTTTCCAATGCTAAGCTGGCCGCCCACTACATTGACGGGTGTAGTACTAACAACTTGTCACCTGCGACGCTCGTTGAGTCCTCGACACGAGGTGAAGCCGCCGCCTCGTCCTCCGCTACCGGTGACGTCACTGCGACTGCGCAAGGGATCGAGGGCAAAACAGAGTACCGCTACGAAGACGAAATCCCGGCGCTACAGAGCCAAGTGAACGAACTCACGGAGGCTGCAAGAACCCAAGGTGCTCAGCTGCAGGAGTTAAACGGCACACTGGCGCTTAGCCTCGAGACTCTGAATGCCAGCGTGGTTGCGGCCGCCGCGAAATTCTCGGACGCCATCGGCGAAGCCTCGCAGCTGCATCAACGCATTCTCGCTtcgagagaggaggaaagttctcGGGCACATGAGGCTGAGGCGACTGCAAGCGCAAGCTGTCCGTGCGGAAAGCCGCCAAGGTGGAATGAGGCGACGGACATCCTTCAAAATACGGAAGTCCTCGCTGCCCAGTCTCTGTGGTGCCTCCAACGCCTACTCAATAAAGACCACGAGACAGCGGACATTCCGGCAGCTCGGTCATCTGTGGTATCGCAAAGCAGAGAAAAGCGCACGTCTTTCCGGGAGAGCACCTGCACGCTTCGTTGCGCAAACGCTAACGAAATCGTTTATCTCGTGGTTATATCGCACGCCAACGAACTGGGCAGATTCAACAACGATACCGTAACATGTCGACTGCGTCATCGAAACGCGTGGTGCAGAGTGACTTACGGTATATTGGATAAGGACCATGTAATACCAAAATGGGGTCTTAGATTAGATTGGGACAATAGTTGTGGAGAGAGCAGCTGCTTGCCGCACGCCGTTAACGTATCGGAAACCAGCGCGCCGTCTCTTCCTTACTTTTTGAAACGAGAAGATGCAGAATGCGACGCGCGGACGCAAGTTTTCTATTACGATTTCGTCGTAGTAAGTGTATATAACACGAAGCTGAGATATCAAATCGTCATACACGACTGCGAGTGAAGTAGCTTGGCTCGTCCCGTGACGCGTCGGCACTTATTCCACAGACCAGTCTTGACGTGTGGGGCTACAAACCAACTCTTGTATCCTGCTGGATGTTGGACAGCATACTGATGTTTTATTTATTCCGAGAGTGATACATGTAATTGCTTTTTGTTGATGTATTATTGAAGAATGCTTTCATTTTCACGAAACTACGCCGTTATAGCGGCAATCTGTGACCGTTTTTCGGTTTTTTTAGTATACTGCAAATAAACTTACAGATTTTCCTTTCACTCACCCAGTACGAAACGCCGGGGGAGTTGAGCCTGTCATTTCTCTTGCAGCGCACCTGTTAAAGCAGTACTAGCACAAAAAATTTGGATTTAGTCCTTTCTATTGTAGTAAGTAGCTAGTGTCTAATACTTGAGGTGGGGCCAATCATATTCACGTGTAGGACTCTTCAAACCAATCGCTTTTCCAACCTGGCAAGCTGGCCGGCCCGACTTATTCAATTTCAGCAGCTGCCGATAGGCAGCTACACAGGTGTATGCTAGCGCGACTTTCGCAACAGCCGGCTTCCCCATAATACAGTGGGGGCTTCCCCATCTGGTCCACTGTACCCCTATACAAAAGGCTaattctcatttcttttttctcaagaAATAGGCAAGAGCGCCAAGCGTTATATTCAACCATCCGCACAATAAAAGGGAATCTTCCTCCAACTTTTCAATAAAGAGATAGAGCGGACTGAGGCATCGAGTTACATTTTCCACGtaatgtgccggcaacaacggtaatgtAACCATTTCCGTTCACGACGCGTCCGTTGCCAGAGTAC is a window from the Dermacentor albipictus isolate Rhodes 1998 colony chromosome 6, USDA_Dalb.pri_finalv2, whole genome shotgun sequence genome containing:
- the LOC135920946 gene encoding uncharacterized protein — protein: MPDRGCLALHRVCDSVSGVNWRPTRFVDELTLNHYACCVCQVIPSTTVLLPCSHALCEQCQRGSVVQDGGSVCPLDGEPFREDECQKLQLPERKKQKLKAHCWNEAHGCDFVGPLAALLGHFEAECAFHTSPCQRCGENVSNAKLAAHYIDGCSTNNLSPATLVESSTRGEAAASSSATGDVTATAQGIEGKTEYRYEDEIPALQSQVNELTEAARTQGAQLQELNGTLALSLETLNASVVAAAAKFSDAIGEASQLHQRILASREEESSRAHEAEATASASCPCGKPPRWNEATDILQNTEVLAAQSLWCLQRLLNKDHETADIPAARSSVVSQSREKRTSFRESTCTLRCANANEIVYLVVISHANELGRFNNDTVTCRLRHRNAWCRVTYGILDKDHVIPKWGLRLDWDNSCGESSCLPHAVNVSETSAPSLPYFLKREDAECDARTQVFYYDFVVVSVYNTKLRYQIVIHDCE